From the genome of Phyllostomus discolor isolate MPI-MPIP mPhyDis1 chromosome 12, mPhyDis1.pri.v3, whole genome shotgun sequence, one region includes:
- the ATF5 gene encoding cyclic AMP-dependent transcription factor ATF-5 — protein MSLLATLGLELDRAVLPAGGLGWLVDYGKLPLAPAPLGPYEVLGGALEGGLPGGGEPLAGDGFSDWMTERVDFTALLPLEPPLPSGALPPPSPPPPDLEAMASLLKKELEQMEDFFLDAPLLPPPSPSPHLPPLPPPPPPPPPPPLASSLPLPLPLPAFDPPQPPVLDTLDLLVMYCRNEAGQGDVGLAPLPPAQQTPPPPPPSRPAPYPNPATARGDRKQKKRDQNKSAALRYRQRKRAEGEALEGECQGLEARNRELRERAESVEREIQYVKDLLIEVYKARSQRTHNS, from the exons ATGTCACTCCTGGCGACCCTGGGACTGGAGCTGGACAGGGCCGTGCTCCCAGCTGGCGGCCTGGGTTGGCTCGTAGACTATGGGAAActccccctggcccctgcccccctgGGTCCCTATGAGGTCCTTGGGGGAGCCCTGGAGGGCGGGCTTCCAGGGGGGGGAGAGCCCCTGGCAG GTGATGGCTTCTCTGACTGGATGACTGAGCGGGTTGACTTTACCGCCCTCCTCCCTTTGGAGCCCCCCTTACCCTCAGGTGCCCTCCCCCcaccgtccccacccccacctgaccTAGAAGCCATGGCATCCCTCCTCAAGAAGGAGCTGGAGCAGATGGAAGACTTCTTCCTTGATGCCCcgcttctcccacctccctccccatcacCACATCTGCCTCCGCTGCctccgccaccaccaccaccgccgccaccaccactggcatcctcccttcctctccccctccccctccctgcctttgaccccccccagccccctgtccTGGATACCCTTGACTTACTGGTCATGTACTGCCGCAACGAGGCTGGGCAGGGGGATGTGGGGTtggctccccttcccccagcacagcagacccctcctccacctccaccctctcGCCCGGCCCCCTACCCCAATCCTGCCACTGCCCGAGGGGACCGCAAGCAAAAGAAGAGAGACCAGAACAAGTCAGCTGCTCTGAGGTACCGCCAGAGGAAGCGGGCGGAGGGTGAGGCCCTGGAGGGTGAGTGCCAAGGGCTGGAAGCACGGAACCGGGAGCTGCGGGAGAGGGCTGAGTCTGTGGAGCGGGAGATCCAGTATGTCAAGGATCTGCTCATTGAGGTGTACAAGGCCCGAAGCCAGAGGACCCACAACAGCTAG